The DNA sequence CTCGTCGAGCGCCTCGAATACCCGGTACACCCTTACCCCTTCTCGTCGGATCCCGTCCGCCTTGCCGCGCCGGTGTTCCCCGGTCCAGTCTGCCCGCATCACCGCCCCGGCGTGCGACGACGGCGCCGGTGTGTCGCGGCGCGCCGGCCGCCGGGGCCGCCTACCGGTGACGCGGCACGTCTGGCCCTCATGGTGCGAGATGCCTCACAGACCGCGGCCGGCGGCACCGTCAGCGCGCCGCGCGCTCCGCCAGCCGCCGGAGCAGCGTCGCGTGCACGTGGTCCGGCAGCATCCCCTCCACGTCGCCGCCGAAGGTCGCGACCTCCTTGACCAGCGAACTCGACAGGTAACCATACTGCGGGTCGGCGGGCACGAAGAACGTGTCCACTCCGGTCAGCGCCCGGTTCATCTGGGCCATCTGCAGCTCGTAGTCGAAATCGTTCGCGCCGCGCAGCCCCTTGACGATAGCGGTGACGGCGTTGTTCTGCGCGTATTCGACGAGCAACCCGTGCCAGGAGTCCACCCGCACGTTGGGCAGGTCTCGCACGGCGTCCTCGAGAAGTTCGATGCGCTCGTCGACGCTGAACATGCCCTGCTTGGACTTGTTGATCATCACTGTGATGATCACCTCGCCGAACTGCGCGGCGACGCGCCGGAAGACGTCCAGATGACCGTTTGTCACCGGGTCGAAGGACCCGGGGCACACCGCGATGCTCATGAGCCCAGACCGTAACAGGTGGCGATCTCGATCCGGGTCTCTCCGTAGCGTTTGACGGCGACATCGCCGTACCCCTCGGGCCACGGCGTCGCCGCACCGCGGGACGCGCGTTCCACGACCACGAGCGCCTCGGCCGCCAGCCATCCGGCCGCGAGCGCCTCGAGGGCCGCGGCGACCTGCGCGTCCGGCACCGAGTAGGG is a window from the Tomitella gaofuii genome containing:
- the coaD gene encoding pantetheine-phosphate adenylyltransferase, whose product is MSIAVCPGSFDPVTNGHLDVFRRVAAQFGEVIITVMINKSKQGMFSVDERIELLEDAVRDLPNVRVDSWHGLLVEYAQNNAVTAIVKGLRGANDFDYELQMAQMNRALTGVDTFFVPADPQYGYLSSSLVKEVATFGGDVEGMLPDHVHATLLRRLAERAAR